A single genomic interval of Pyrus communis chromosome 5, drPyrComm1.1, whole genome shotgun sequence harbors:
- the LOC137734035 gene encoding uncharacterized Rho GTPase-activating protein At5g61530, protein MPSDISPRWKEKTTEFFSSSGVKIKEAGHSAGTFVEEVTKDAKVNVADVAERVGSMFKSRWALLQQPATRHAVQERLIVAAATTGTFFRKGLSETKEKVSVGKIKVEEVAKKTAQKSKTILSDIERWQKGVASTDVFGVPIEVTVQRQQSSRPIPQILVRCADYLISSGLNTPYLFKGEGDKKVIQQLVSLYNQDSNASLPEGVSPIDVAALVKCYLATLPEPLTTFELYNEIKGARSSIRAMRNMLRRLPTVNYTTLEFVTALLLRVSQKSVLNKMNIQSLAMEMAPVIIWQKGRTPDLYRKYWNQPSKGPSRKNLDPEPTYSAWDMLSDEGDDVDDSIPLDDGVPMDLGAIEVVQCLMEHHNAIFTDANETIWR, encoded by the exons ATGCCTTCTGACATCTCACCCCGGTGGAAAGAAAAGACTACCGAGTTCTTTTCTTCCTCAG GGGTGAAGATTAAAGAAGCTGGACATTCGGCTGGAACATTTGTTGAAGAGGTCACTAAAGATGCAAAAGTGAATGTTGCTGATGTGGCAGAACGAGTTGGGTCAATGTTCAAAAGTCGATGGGCGCTTCTTCAGCAACCAGCTACAAGACATGCTGTTCAGGAACGTCTTATAGTTGCTGCTGCAACAACTGGTACATTTTTTAGGAAGGGCTTATCAGAGACAAAGGAAAAGGTTTCTGTGGGGAAGATAAAAGTTGAAGAG GTGGCAAAGAAGACTGCCCAAAAGAGCAAAACTATTTTGAGTGACATTGAAAGATGGCAGAAG ggTGTTGCAAGCACTGATG tttttggagTTCCGATTGAAGTTACCGTGCAACGGCAACAATCTAGTAGGCCCATTCCTCAAATTTTGGTCAGATGTGCAgattatctcatatcatcag GACTCAATACACCATATCTGTTTAAAGGCGAGGGAGATAAAAAAGTCATTCAACAACTAGTTTCACTGTACAACCAAG ATTCAAATGCATCATTACCAGAGGGTGTAAGTCCAATTGACGTAGCGGCTCTAGTCAAATGTTACCTAGCTACCCTTCCTGAGCCACTAACCACATTTGAGCTTTATAATGAGATCAAAGGTGCTCGTTCCAGCATACGTGCGATGAGAAACATGCTCAGGAGGCTGCCTACAGTCAACTACACAACCCTAGAATTTGTCACTGCATTACTGCTCCGTGTTAGCCAGAAGTCAGTTCTTAACAAG ATGAACATCCAAAGTCTCGCAATGGAGATGGCCCCTGTTATAATTTGGCAAAAGGGTAGGACACCAGACCTATATAGGAAATATTGGAATCAACCGTCAAAAGGTCCTTCCAGGAAGAACTTGGATCCAGAGCCTACTTATTCTGCGTGGGACATGCTTTCTG ATGAAGGTGATGATGTAGATGATTCCATCCCCTTGGATGATGGTGTGCCCATGGACCTCGGCGCTATTGAGGTCGTCCAGTGCCTCATGGAACATCACAATGCAATTTTCACAGATGCTAACGAAACAATCTGGAGATGA
- the LOC137734034 gene encoding hexose carrier protein HEX6 → MAVGLAVAGEAGQYNGRMTPFVILSCMMAATGGVIFGYDIGISGGVTSMEPFLKKFFPEVNTKMKSDTKISNYCKFDSELLTSFTSSLYIAGLVASLFASLVTRAYGRKPSILAGGAAFLAGSALNGAAMNIYMLILGRVLLGVGVGFGNQAVPLYLSEMAPPKYRGAINNGFQFSVGIGALSANLINYGTEKIKGGWGWRISLALAAVPASVLTLGAFFLPETPNSLIQHSADHQTAKLMLQRIRGVDDVQVELDDLIKANNISKNMKHPFKKILERKYRPQLVMAIAIPFFQQVTGINVIAFYAPILFRTVGLGESASLLSSVMTGVVGTISTFISMLIVDKFGRRALFLAGGIQMLVSQIMVGGVMAAQLGDHGGVSKGYAYLVLVLICIYVAGFGWSWGPLGWLVPSEIFPLEIRSAGQSINVVVNFLFTFIVAQTFLAMLCHFKAGIFFFFGGWGVVMTLFVYLFLPETKNVPIEKMEIVWQEHWFWRRIVGDFSKDTKMEAP, encoded by the exons ATGGCAGTTGGGTTAGCAGTAGCAGGCGAAGCCGGCCAATACAACGGGAGGATGACGCCGTTCGTCATCCTCTCTTGCATGATGGCAGCCACAGGAGGTGTTATTTTCGGCTACGACATTGGAATTTCGGGCGGCGTGACATCAATGGAGCCGTTTCTGAAAAAGTTCTTCCCTGAGGTAAACACGAAGATGAAATCGGACACCAAAATCAGCAACTACTGTAAATTCGACAGCGAATTGTTGACCTCCTTCACATCCTCACTCTACATAGCTGGTCTTGTAGCTTCCCTTTTTGCCAGTTTGGTCACGAGGGCCTACGGCCGCAAGCCCTCAATCCTTGCCGGTGGAGCTGCGTTCCTCGCCGGCTCAGCTCTAAACGGTGCAGCTATGAACATCTACATGCTCATCCTCGGCCGTGTGTTGCTTGGAGTTGGTGTTGGTTTTGGAAATCAG GCTGTTCCTTTGTACCTTTCGGAAATGGCGCCACCAAAATACAGAGGAGCAATTAACAATGGCTTCCAATTTAGCGTTGGCATTGGCGCATTATCAGCTAACCTCATCAACTACGGCACTGAGAAGATCAAAGGCGGTTGGGGGTGGCGAATCTCCCTAGCCTTGGCTGCAGTCCCTGCCTCAGTGCTAACACTCGGCGCATTTTTCCTTCCGGAAACACCCAACAGCCTAATCCAGCACAGCGCGGACCACCAAACAGCCAAGCTAATGCTGCAACGCATCAGGGGGGTCGATGATGTCCAAGTGGAACTCGATGATCTGATCAAAGCAAACAACATATCGAAAAACATGAAACACCCTTTCAAGAAAATCCTGGAGAGAAAGTATAGGCCTCAGCTTGTGATGGCAATAGCCATACCATTTTTTCAGCAAGTGACAGGGATCAATGTCATTGCCTTTTATGCCCCAATACTTTTTCGAACAGTTGGGTTGGGAGAAAGCGCTTCGCTCTTGTCCTCTGTCATGACTGGCGTGGTTGGTACAATCTCAACGTTCATATCCATGCTTATCGTAGACAAATTCGGGCGAAGAGCGCTGTTTTTAGCTGGGGGGATTCAAATGTTGGTGTCACAAATTATGGTGGGGGGTGTAATGGCAGCTCAGCTTGGTGATCACGGCGGAGTGAGCAAAGGGTATGCCTATTTGGTGCTCGTTTTGATATGCATTTATGTAGCAGGATTCGGGTGGTCGTGGGGGCCTCTCGGATGGTTGGTTCCGAGTGAGATTTTCCCCTTGGAAATTCGGTCGGCGGGACAAAGTATCAATGTGGTGGTGAACTTTTTGTTCACTTTCATTGTTGCTCAAACTTTTCTAGCCATGCTCTGCCACTTCAAGGCCgggattttcttctttttcggGGGTTGGGGGGTGGTGATGACGTTGTTTGTGTACTTGTTTTTGCCGGAGACGAAGAATGTGCCGATTGAGAAGATGGAGATAGTGTGGCAGGAGCATTGGTTTTGGAGGAGGATTGTGGGGGATTTTAGCAAGGACACCAAGATGGAAGCTCCTTGA
- the LOC137733213 gene encoding expansin-B15-like yields MATLHLPLPGLTTLLNLITLFCCFNICFAVNRKHLNLSAAATDWSPAGATWYGSPDGAGSDGGACGYGNLVSQAPFSSMITSIGPSLYKSGKECGACYQVKCTNHPACSGKPVRVVITDFCPGGPCASEPAHFDLSGTAFGAMALPGQQEKLRDAGVLQIQFARVACEYSGQTIAFHVDQGSNPNYFAAVIEFEDGDGDLAGVEVKETSSSNGGGQWRAMQQSWGAVWKLDAGAELHPPLSIRLTSLYSDETLLAKDVIPVGWKPGATYRSLVNFH; encoded by the exons ATGGCCACCCTCCATCTGCCATTGCCTGGTTTAACAACCCTTTTGAACTTAATCACTCTTTTTTGCTGCTTTAATATCTGCTTTGCCGTTAATCGAAAGCACTTAAACTTGTCAGCCGCTGCCACCGATTGGTCCCCTGCCGGAGCTACTTGGTATGGCAGTCCCGATGGCGCCGGAAGTGACG GAGGGGCTTGTGGGTATGGAAATTTAGTGTCACAAGCTCCGTTCTCTTCCATGATTACTAGTATAGGCCCTTCTCTGTACAAATCAGGCAAAGAATGTGGAGCTTGCTATCAG gtAAAATGTACCAACCATCCAGCTTGTTCTGGCAAACCGGTGAGGGTGGTCATTACCGACTTTTGCCCCGGAGGGCCTTGCGCCTCCGAACCGGCACATTTCGACCTTAGCGGTACCGCATTCGGCGCTATGGCACTTCCCGGCCAACAAGAAAAACTACGCGATGCCGGAGTTTTGCAGATTCAATTCGCACG TGTGGCATGTGAATATTCAGGACAAACAATCGCATTCCACGTGGATCAAGGATCAAACCCAAACTACTTCGCGGCTGTGATTGAATTCGAAGACGGAGATGGTGATCTTGCCGGCGTTGAGGTGAAGGAAACTTCGTCATCGAACGGTGGAGGCCAATGGCGAGCCATGCAGCAATCCTGGGGTGCAGTGTGGAAGCTTGATGCCGGGGCAGAATTACATCCTCCACTGTCGATAAGGTTGACATCTCTGTATTCAGATGAGACTTTGTTGGCCAAGGATGTAATTCCAGTTGGGTGGAAACCCGGTGCCACTTACAGATCTTTGGTCAATTTTCATTAA
- the LOC137733477 gene encoding expansin-B15-like: MATLHLPLPGLTTLLNLIALFCCFNICFAVNRKHLNLSAAATDWSPAGATWYGSPDGAGSDGGACGYGNLVSQAPFSSMTTSIGPSLYKSGKECGACYQVKCTNHPACSGKPVRVAITDFCPGGPRASEPAHFDLSGTAFGAMALPGQQEKLRDAGVLQIQFARVACDYSGQTIAFHVDQGSNPNYFAAVIEYEDGDGDLAGVELKETSSSDGGGEWRAMQQSWGAVWKLDAGAELHPPLSIRLTSLYSDETLLAKDVIPVGWKPGATYKSLVNFH, translated from the exons ATGGCCACCCTCCATCTGCCATTGCCTGGTTTAACAACCCTTTTGAACTTAATCGCTCTTTTTTGCTGCTTTAATATCTGCTTCGCCGTTAATCGAAAGCACTTAAACTTGTCAGCCGCTGCCACCGATTGGTCCCCTGCCGGAGCTACTTGGTATGGCAGTCCCGATGGCGCCGGGAGTGACG GAGGGGCTTGTGGGTATGGAAATTTAGTGTCACAAGCTCCCTTCTCTTCCATGACTACTAGTATAGGCCCTTCTCTGTACAAATCAGGCAAAGAATGTGGAGCTTGCTATCAG GTAAAATGTACCAACCATCCAGCTTGTTCTGGCAAACCGGTGAGGGTGGCCATTACCGACTTTTGCCCCGGAGGGCCTCGCGCCTCCGAACCGGCACATTTCGACCTTAGCGGTACCGCATTCGGTGCTATGGCACTTCCCGGCCAACAAGAAAAACTACGCGATGCCGGAGTTTTGCAGATTCAATTCGCACG TGTGGCATGTGATTATTCAGGACAAACAATCGCATTCCACGTGGATCAAGGATCAAACCCAAACTACTTCGCGGCTGTGATTGAATACGAAGACGGAGATGGTGATCTTGCCGGCGTTGAGCTGAAGGAAACTTCGTCATCGGATGGTGGAGGCGAATGGCGAGCCATGCAGCAATCCTGGGGTGCAGTGTGGAAGCTTGATGCCGGGGCAGAATTACATCCTCCACTGTCGATAAGGTTGACATCTCTATATTCAGATGAGACTTTGTTGGCCAAAGATGTAATTCCAGTTGGGTGGAAACCCGGTGCCACATATAAATCTTTGGTCAATTTTCATTAA